The following proteins come from a genomic window of Natronosalvus vescus:
- the serS gene encoding serine--tRNA ligase — translation MLDRTTLRETPEAVREALENRGADDVDLEAVLAADEEWRDLKARGDDLRHQRNEVSSKIGELKQAGEDEAAEEAIERSQSLKTEIEAVETRANELEAELEERLLEFPQLPDESVPVGEDETDNVEHRRWGFDDLRVRPEDVTPHYDLGEELDIIDEARGAKTTGSGFYFLKGDGARLEHALIQFMLDVHREQGYVDVFPPVPVTSESMRGTGQLPKFADDAYRLGGSNEDEYGDDDLWLCPTAEVPVTNMYADEILLKDDLPLKHQAYTPNFRREAGEHGTETRGIVRVHQFNKVELVNFVEPATSVDRLEALLEEAEAVLRRLGLPYRILELCTGDLTFASAKTYDIEVWAPGDDMDDGPEEGGRWLEVSSASNFKAFQARRAGLRYRPERHESAEYLHTLNASGLALPRVMVAVLEYYQNEDGTVTIPEALRPYMDGQEIIEGHEKVGESALGAGERE, via the coding sequence ATGCTCGACCGGACGACCCTGCGTGAGACGCCCGAGGCGGTTCGCGAGGCCCTCGAGAATCGAGGGGCCGACGACGTCGACCTCGAGGCCGTCCTCGCGGCAGACGAGGAGTGGCGCGACCTGAAAGCCCGCGGCGACGACCTTCGCCATCAACGCAACGAAGTCAGCTCGAAGATCGGCGAGCTGAAACAGGCCGGCGAGGACGAGGCGGCCGAAGAGGCCATCGAGCGCTCCCAGTCGCTCAAAACCGAGATCGAGGCGGTCGAAACTCGGGCGAACGAACTCGAGGCCGAACTCGAGGAGCGACTGCTCGAGTTCCCCCAGCTGCCGGACGAGAGCGTTCCGGTCGGCGAAGACGAGACGGACAACGTCGAACACCGCCGCTGGGGCTTCGACGACCTGCGCGTGCGCCCGGAGGACGTTACCCCGCACTACGACCTCGGCGAGGAACTCGACATCATCGACGAGGCCCGTGGGGCGAAAACGACGGGGTCGGGCTTTTATTTCCTCAAGGGCGACGGCGCTCGTCTCGAGCACGCGCTGATCCAGTTCATGCTGGACGTCCACCGCGAGCAGGGCTACGTCGACGTCTTCCCGCCGGTTCCGGTCACCAGCGAGTCGATGCGGGGCACCGGTCAGCTCCCGAAGTTCGCCGACGACGCCTACCGCCTCGGCGGCAGCAACGAGGACGAGTACGGCGACGACGACCTCTGGCTCTGTCCGACCGCAGAGGTGCCGGTCACCAACATGTACGCCGACGAGATCCTCCTGAAGGACGACCTCCCGCTGAAACATCAGGCCTACACGCCGAACTTCCGCCGAGAAGCTGGCGAACACGGCACCGAGACCCGCGGTATCGTCCGCGTCCACCAGTTCAACAAGGTCGAACTCGTCAACTTCGTCGAACCGGCAACGAGCGTCGATCGACTCGAGGCCCTGCTGGAGGAAGCCGAAGCGGTGCTTAGGCGCCTCGGGCTCCCCTACCGCATCCTCGAGCTCTGTACCGGCGACCTGACCTTCGCCAGCGCGAAGACGTACGACATCGAGGTCTGGGCCCCCGGCGACGACATGGACGACGGCCCCGAGGAAGGCGGGCGCTGGCTCGAGGTCTCGAGCGCCTCCAATTTCAAGGCGTTCCAGGCCCGTCGGGCCGGCCTGCGCTACCGCCCAGAGCGCCACGAATCGGCTGAGTACCTCCACACGCTCAACGCCTCGGGGCTGGCGCTTCCCCGGGTGATGGTGGCGGTGCTCGAGTACTACCAGAACGAGGACGGGACGGTCACGATTCCGGAGGCGCTGCGTCCGTACATGGACGGGCAAGAGATCATCGAGGGCCACGAAAAAGTCGGCGAGAGCGCGCTCGGGGCCGGCGAGCGCGAGTGA
- a CDS encoding potassium channel family protein, translating to MDPLADEAPSTPIEYEPVSVKDVLIEMKDTAELLIDLAYSAVLHRNEDLAREVLRLESRMDLLEMRGRMSLMMAARNPDDAEQLAPVLGIVAAADQISDAAGDIAKIVLEDIGLPDAMRAALPEAVETLVRGVVTTDSTYVARTLKDINLESETGVRVIALRRGTEWLLNPGPETTIEAEDVAFMRGPDAGIEEVYETMTGTPHEPPVIDKPDLPDLERAVDTIVLMKNLSELAVDLAYSSVLFDSEGLAEEVQNLEVEVDALESRFEAWTLQAAADAEDPVRLRGLIHLGSATEVISDAAVDISEGVFRDIDVHPVVRMAVEESDEIIARVVVEAGSELEGRTITDGMPETETTMSVIAIRRPEEGWLLVGDADADVRAGDVLIAKGTRTAAAAFDELSRG from the coding sequence ATGGATCCACTCGCGGACGAAGCACCGTCCACGCCGATCGAGTACGAGCCGGTCAGCGTGAAGGACGTGCTGATCGAGATGAAAGACACCGCCGAGCTCTTGATAGATCTCGCCTACTCGGCGGTGTTACACCGCAACGAGGATCTCGCACGGGAGGTTCTCCGCCTCGAGTCGCGCATGGATCTCCTCGAGATGCGCGGCCGAATGAGCCTCATGATGGCCGCGCGCAACCCGGACGACGCCGAACAGCTGGCCCCGGTGCTCGGGATCGTCGCGGCTGCCGACCAGATCAGCGACGCGGCCGGCGACATCGCGAAGATCGTCCTCGAGGATATCGGCCTCCCGGATGCGATGCGGGCGGCCCTCCCGGAGGCCGTCGAAACGCTCGTCCGGGGCGTCGTGACGACGGACTCGACATACGTCGCGCGCACGCTCAAGGACATCAACCTCGAGTCCGAGACGGGGGTGCGGGTCATCGCGCTCCGGCGGGGCACCGAGTGGCTGCTCAATCCCGGCCCGGAGACGACGATCGAGGCAGAGGACGTCGCGTTCATGCGCGGGCCCGACGCGGGCATCGAGGAGGTCTACGAGACCATGACGGGCACGCCTCACGAGCCGCCGGTGATCGACAAACCGGATTTGCCGGATCTCGAGCGGGCCGTCGACACCATCGTCCTGATGAAGAACCTCTCGGAGCTGGCGGTCGACCTGGCCTACAGCAGCGTCCTCTTCGACAGCGAGGGGCTCGCCGAGGAGGTACAGAACCTCGAGGTGGAAGTCGACGCGCTCGAGTCGCGGTTCGAGGCCTGGACGCTCCAGGCGGCCGCCGACGCCGAGGATCCGGTTCGCCTCCGTGGGTTGATCCACCTCGGGAGTGCGACCGAAGTGATCAGCGACGCCGCGGTCGACATCAGCGAGGGCGTCTTCCGCGACATCGACGTCCACCCGGTCGTGCGGATGGCCGTCGAGGAGAGCGACGAGATCATCGCCCGCGTGGTCGTCGAGGCGGGGAGCGAACTCGAGGGTCGCACGATCACCGACGGGATGCCCGAGACGGAGACGACGATGTCCGTGATCGCCATTCGCCGACCCGAGGAGGGGTGGCTGCTGGTCGGCGACGCGGATGCGGACGTGCGGGCGGGTGACGTCTTGATCGCGAAGGGGACGCGAACGGCTGCGGCGGCGTTCGACGAGCTGTCTCGAGGCTGA
- the argS gene encoding arginine--tRNA ligase — translation MFIALRTEVEAALEGALSRLELPTDDLGIEEPPEDVPAVLASSVAFRLAGEMGATPPQVAAQLADEIDVDDLTYVARLETQGPYLNFLPSDAYFAETLAAGTDDDYGALPDRDTSVVVEHTSANPTGPVHVGRARNPIVGDAVANLLEVAGYNVERHYYVNDAGRQMAVFTWAYETFGEDDLESDSDRDRIEYDLVRYYQKGNAYLEEADEEAVEAAEAEIQTILQGLEAGDEATYERVQAVVDQVLGGMRECLERLPAEFDEFVKETRFMRDGSTQELADRLRETEYAVLEEGAWQLDLEEWGIEKKLVFLRSDGTSLYTTRDLAHHEWKFDTYDRAVTVLGEDHKLQARQLEATLDLLGNDTDALDSIHFSWVNLPGGEGMSTRRGTGIMLDDLLDEAIDRARDEVESRLDDRIRDDDLDDADVDRIAHQVGIGAVRYDIVSKQPTKGITFEWEQALDFEAQSAPYVQYVHARCCGILDEAGIGVDGDVETEVDADLLETDAERHLLETIARFPAVIEEAADDLEPHQVATFTREFGEAFNGFYRECPVLADDVDPEVREARLALVAASRHTIANALGVLGVAAPESM, via the coding sequence ATGTTCATCGCCCTACGCACGGAAGTCGAGGCCGCCCTCGAGGGGGCACTCTCGCGCCTCGAGCTTCCGACCGACGACCTCGGGATCGAAGAGCCACCCGAAGACGTGCCGGCCGTCCTGGCCTCGAGCGTCGCCTTCCGGCTGGCCGGTGAGATGGGAGCCACCCCGCCGCAGGTGGCCGCCCAGCTCGCCGACGAAATCGACGTCGACGACCTCACCTACGTCGCTCGCCTCGAGACCCAGGGGCCGTACCTCAACTTCCTGCCCAGCGACGCCTACTTCGCCGAGACGCTCGCCGCCGGCACCGACGACGACTACGGCGCGCTCCCCGACCGCGACACCTCGGTCGTCGTCGAACACACCAGCGCGAACCCGACTGGACCTGTACACGTCGGCCGCGCCCGGAACCCGATCGTCGGCGACGCCGTCGCCAACCTGCTCGAGGTGGCGGGCTACAACGTCGAGCGCCACTACTACGTCAACGACGCCGGCCGCCAGATGGCGGTCTTCACCTGGGCCTACGAGACGTTCGGCGAGGACGACCTCGAGTCCGACTCGGATCGCGACCGCATCGAGTACGATCTCGTCCGATACTACCAGAAGGGGAACGCCTACCTCGAGGAAGCCGACGAGGAAGCCGTCGAGGCCGCCGAAGCCGAGATCCAGACCATCCTCCAGGGCCTCGAGGCGGGCGACGAAGCCACCTACGAGCGCGTCCAGGCAGTCGTCGACCAGGTGCTCGGCGGCATGCGCGAGTGCCTCGAGCGCCTCCCCGCCGAGTTCGACGAGTTCGTCAAGGAGACCCGGTTCATGCGCGACGGGAGCACACAGGAGCTGGCCGATCGCCTCCGCGAGACCGAGTACGCCGTCCTCGAGGAGGGCGCCTGGCAACTCGACCTCGAGGAGTGGGGAATCGAGAAGAAGCTCGTCTTCCTGCGCTCGGACGGCACCTCGCTGTACACCACCCGCGACCTGGCCCACCACGAGTGGAAGTTCGACACATACGACCGCGCGGTGACCGTCCTCGGCGAGGATCACAAACTCCAGGCGAGACAGCTCGAGGCGACCCTCGATCTGTTGGGCAACGACACCGACGCCCTGGATTCGATCCACTTCTCGTGGGTCAACCTCCCCGGCGGCGAGGGGATGTCCACCCGCCGCGGGACGGGGATCATGCTGGACGACCTGCTGGACGAGGCGATCGATCGCGCCCGCGATGAAGTCGAGAGCCGCCTCGACGACCGCATCCGCGACGACGACCTCGACGACGCGGACGTCGACCGGATCGCCCACCAGGTCGGGATCGGCGCGGTTCGCTACGACATCGTCTCCAAGCAACCCACGAAGGGGATCACCTTCGAGTGGGAGCAGGCGCTGGACTTCGAGGCCCAGTCGGCCCCCTACGTCCAGTACGTCCACGCCCGCTGTTGTGGAATTCTGGACGAAGCCGGCATCGGCGTCGACGGCGACGTCGAGACCGAGGTGGATGCCGATCTGCTCGAGACCGACGCTGAACGCCACCTGCTCGAGACCATCGCCCGCTTCCCCGCCGTGATCGAGGAGGCGGCGGACGACCTCGAGCCCCACCAGGTCGCAACCTTCACCCGCGAATTCGGCGAGGCGTTCAACGGCTTCTACCGGGAGTGTCCCGTCCTCGCCGACGACGTCGACCCCGAGGTGCGCGAGGCCCGTCTGGCGCTGGTCGCGGCCTCGAGGCACACCATCGCGAACGCGCTCGGTGTGCTGGGGGTCGCAGCGCCGGAGTCGATGTAG
- a CDS encoding sensor histidine kinase, whose amino-acid sequence MRARRDCSTTTLGDDAAVVLLPLGSHGVLGFETTSEELDASSVDLARILAANIEVALDRAEREARLETQNERLEQFASIASHDLCNPMATAEGYLEAYRESGDPAHADEIEAALERMDRLTDDLLELARHGRIVEPIDLVAVVERAWGSVPTDDAVLDLGADLEGTTYGDAERVQEALENLFRNSMEHGHTSANVGVCVRLERLRNGIAVSDDGPGIPDSKKGEVFDLGYTDSIDGTGYGLYIVDQIVTAHDWSIRVTDTDADDGGARFEITGLEFDD is encoded by the coding sequence GTGAGAGCGAGACGCGACTGCTCGACGACGACGCTTGGGGACGACGCTGCCGTCGTATTGTTACCCCTCGGGAGCCACGGCGTCCTCGGGTTCGAGACGACCAGCGAGGAACTCGATGCGTCCAGCGTCGACCTGGCGCGGATTCTCGCGGCCAACATCGAGGTCGCCCTCGACCGGGCCGAGCGCGAAGCGCGTCTCGAGACCCAAAACGAGCGCCTCGAACAGTTCGCGAGCATCGCCAGCCACGACCTGTGCAATCCGATGGCCACGGCCGAGGGCTACCTCGAGGCCTACCGCGAGAGCGGCGACCCCGCTCACGCCGACGAGATCGAAGCGGCGCTCGAGCGGATGGATCGACTCACGGACGACCTGCTCGAACTCGCCCGTCACGGCCGGATCGTCGAACCGATCGACCTCGTCGCCGTCGTCGAGCGCGCGTGGGGATCCGTTCCGACGGACGACGCCGTCCTCGACCTGGGGGCCGACCTCGAGGGAACCACCTACGGCGACGCCGAGCGGGTGCAGGAGGCGCTCGAGAACCTGTTCCGGAATTCGATGGAACACGGACACACGTCGGCGAACGTCGGGGTCTGCGTTCGCCTCGAGCGCCTCCGAAACGGTATCGCCGTTTCGGACGACGGGCCGGGTATCCCGGATTCGAAGAAGGGGGAGGTGTTCGACCTCGGTTACACCGACTCGATAGATGGCACCGGCTATGGCCTCTACATCGTCGACCAGATCGTCACCGCCCACGACTGGTCGATCCGGGTCACCGACACGGACGCCGACGACGGCGGAGCCAGATTCGAGATAACCGGCCTCGAGTTCGATGACTGA
- a CDS encoding isoaspartyl peptidase/L-asparaginase, whose product MQVIVHGGAGGTPEEPEPRQAVLDEAAETGAAAETPVDAVERAIHVLESSPRFNAGVGGAVQSDGRIRTDAGIMTSDRAVGAACSMADVEHAVSVARLVMEETPHGFVSGDHAVALAAAYGIETGADLWSERTSEKWAELEAPGDDPRAQLEWIRDQYGRTDPDGRDEEDGSDTAPGVGDEHDHDTVGAVAFDGERLAAATSTGGRWLALAGRVGDVPQVGSGFYCCPAAGVSATGAGEDIARVTLSRRVARHVERGLDAQQATDLAIEEFGELTGSSAGVIAIDSQGRLGSAYNSEGMQTGCAKR is encoded by the coding sequence ATGCAGGTGATCGTCCACGGCGGCGCCGGCGGCACGCCGGAAGAACCGGAGCCACGACAGGCCGTCCTCGACGAAGCGGCCGAGACGGGAGCTGCCGCCGAAACGCCGGTCGACGCCGTCGAACGCGCGATTCACGTCCTCGAGTCCTCGCCGCGCTTTAACGCAGGAGTTGGAGGCGCTGTCCAGAGCGACGGTCGGATCCGAACCGACGCCGGCATCATGACCAGCGACCGGGCGGTCGGTGCCGCCTGTTCGATGGCCGACGTCGAACACGCCGTGAGCGTGGCCCGCCTCGTCATGGAAGAGACCCCGCACGGGTTCGTTTCGGGCGACCACGCCGTCGCGCTGGCGGCGGCCTACGGAATCGAGACCGGCGCCGACCTCTGGTCCGAACGCACCAGCGAGAAGTGGGCCGAGCTCGAGGCTCCCGGGGACGATCCGCGCGCTCAGCTCGAGTGGATTCGCGACCAGTACGGGCGAACGGATCCGGACGGACGCGACGAGGAGGACGGGTCGGACACGGCCCCCGGTGTCGGCGACGAACACGACCACGACACCGTCGGCGCGGTTGCCTTCGACGGCGAGCGCCTCGCTGCGGCGACCTCGACGGGCGGGCGCTGGCTCGCCCTCGCGGGCCGAGTTGGCGACGTTCCACAGGTCGGCTCCGGGTTCTATTGCTGTCCGGCCGCGGGCGTGAGCGCGACGGGAGCCGGCGAGGACATCGCCCGCGTCACCCTCTCGAGACGGGTCGCCCGCCACGTTGAGCGCGGACTCGATGCCCAGCAGGCCACCGACCTCGCCATCGAGGAGTTCGGCGAACTCACGGGCTCGAGCGCTGGCGTGATCGCGATCGATTCGCAAGGACGCCTCGGCTCGGCGTACAACAGCGAGGGGATGCAGACGGGGTGCGCGAAGCGATAG
- the icd gene encoding isocitrate dehydrogenase (NADP(+)), producing MSYEQVEVPEDGEKITLADEETGELDVPSNPIIPIIHGDGIGTDVGPAAQKVLDAAAEATGRSIAWMRVYAGASARDKYDENLPEDTVNAIREHRVAIKGPLTTPVGAGFRSLNVALRQTLDMYANVRPTYHIDGVPSPVKSPEKMDMITFRENTEDVYAGVEWEAGTDEVEQVRTFLEEDMEIADVIHEGPVGIGVKPISEFGSKRLIREAIDYAIANDRDSVTLVHKGNIMKFTEGAFRDWGYELAEEEYGDDVITEDELWEEYDGEQPEGTVVVNDRIADNMLQQLLTRTDEYSVIATMNLNGDYMSDAAGAQIGGLGIAPGANFGHGRCLAEPVHGSAPKYAGEDKVNPTAMILSGREMLDYLGWNDAADLVRDAVEETISSGTVTYDLHRQIEGGTKVATSEFADAVVENIEQLS from the coding sequence ATGAGCTACGAGCAAGTCGAGGTCCCCGAAGACGGGGAGAAGATTACGCTCGCCGACGAGGAAACTGGCGAGCTCGACGTACCATCGAACCCGATCATCCCGATCATCCACGGCGACGGCATCGGCACCGACGTTGGGCCCGCGGCCCAGAAAGTGCTCGACGCCGCGGCGGAGGCGACCGGGCGATCGATCGCCTGGATGCGCGTCTACGCCGGTGCGAGCGCCCGCGACAAGTACGACGAGAACCTTCCCGAGGACACCGTCAACGCCATCCGCGAACACCGCGTCGCAATCAAAGGCCCGCTGACGACGCCCGTCGGCGCTGGCTTCCGCTCGCTCAACGTCGCGCTTCGCCAGACGCTCGACATGTACGCGAACGTCCGACCGACCTACCACATCGACGGCGTCCCCTCGCCCGTCAAATCGCCCGAGAAGATGGATATGATCACCTTCCGGGAGAACACGGAGGACGTCTACGCCGGCGTCGAGTGGGAAGCCGGCACCGACGAGGTCGAGCAGGTTCGCACGTTCCTCGAGGAGGACATGGAGATCGCCGACGTCATCCACGAGGGTCCGGTCGGCATCGGCGTCAAGCCGATCTCCGAATTCGGTTCCAAACGCCTCATCCGCGAGGCCATCGACTACGCCATCGCGAACGACCGCGACTCCGTGACCCTCGTCCACAAGGGGAACATCATGAAGTTCACCGAGGGCGCGTTCCGCGACTGGGGCTACGAACTCGCCGAGGAGGAGTACGGCGACGATGTCATCACCGAGGACGAACTCTGGGAGGAGTACGACGGCGAACAGCCCGAAGGCACCGTGGTCGTCAACGACCGCATCGCCGACAACATGCTCCAGCAGCTCTTGACCCGCACCGACGAGTACTCCGTCATCGCGACGATGAACCTCAACGGCGACTACATGTCCGACGCCGCCGGTGCCCAGATCGGCGGCCTCGGTATCGCCCCCGGGGCGAACTTCGGCCACGGGCGCTGTCTCGCCGAACCCGTCCACGGCAGTGCACCAAAGTACGCCGGCGAGGACAAGGTCAACCCGACCGCGATGATTCTCTCCGGCCGTGAGATGCTCGATTACCTGGGCTGGAACGACGCCGCCGACCTCGTGCGCGACGCCGTCGAGGAGACCATCTCGTCCGGGACGGTCACCTACGACCTCCACCGCCAGATCGAGGGCGGTACCAAGGTCGCCACGAGCGAGTTCGCCGACGCCGTCGTCGAGAACATCGAGCAGCTGTCCTAA
- a CDS encoding lipoyl domain-containing protein, with the protein MTVDIDSEAFWPADAEEVDEAVVATWFVREGATVEEGDTLCEIQIEKVSVDVPAPATGTLETIVVGENEEFRRGDSLGRLES; encoded by the coding sequence ATGACGGTCGACATCGACTCCGAGGCGTTCTGGCCCGCTGACGCCGAGGAAGTGGACGAAGCCGTCGTCGCGACGTGGTTCGTTCGCGAGGGGGCGACCGTCGAAGAGGGTGACACCCTCTGTGAGATCCAGATCGAGAAGGTCAGCGTCGACGTACCCGCACCGGCGACGGGCACGCTCGAGACGATCGTAGTCGGCGAAAACGAGGAGTTTCGGCGCGGGGATTCGTTGGGGCGACTCGAGAGCTGA
- a CDS encoding alpha-ketoacid dehydrogenase subunit beta yields MAQTQASDPDAASRELTMSRAMVEAIAHEMNESEDVFVMGEDIADYGGIFDSTQGLLEDFGHDRIMDVPISETGFIGAGVGAAMQGMRPICELMFVDFFGVAMDQIYNNMAKTAYMSGGSVSVPMVLMTAVGGTYNDAAQHSQTLYGTFAHLPGMKVVVPSTAYDAKGLMHAAIRDDDPVVFMFHKRLMGLAWMPAPEGPKTGVPEEPYEIEFGEADVKREGDDVTVVTLGLHVHRALEAAESLAEDGIETEVIDLRTLVPLDTETVLESVRKTGRLVVVDEDYHSYGVSGELIARATEGALDDLEAVDRVTAPDTPIPYARPLEEEFQPSTDDIAAAIESIQE; encoded by the coding sequence ATGGCTCAGACGCAGGCATCCGATCCTGACGCAGCGAGCCGTGAACTAACGATGAGCCGGGCGATGGTGGAAGCGATCGCCCACGAGATGAACGAGAGCGAGGACGTCTTCGTCATGGGCGAGGACATCGCCGACTACGGCGGTATCTTCGACTCGACCCAGGGGCTGCTCGAGGACTTCGGTCACGACCGGATCATGGACGTGCCGATCTCCGAGACGGGGTTCATCGGCGCTGGCGTCGGCGCGGCGATGCAGGGGATGCGCCCGATCTGTGAGTTGATGTTCGTCGACTTCTTCGGCGTCGCGATGGATCAGATCTACAACAACATGGCGAAGACCGCCTACATGTCCGGGGGCTCGGTGTCGGTGCCGATGGTGCTCATGACGGCCGTCGGCGGCACCTACAACGACGCCGCCCAGCACTCCCAGACGCTGTACGGCACCTTCGCCCACCTCCCCGGGATGAAGGTCGTCGTCCCGTCGACGGCGTACGACGCCAAGGGGCTCATGCACGCCGCGATCCGCGACGACGATCCGGTGGTCTTCATGTTCCACAAGCGGCTGATGGGGCTGGCCTGGATGCCCGCCCCCGAGGGGCCGAAAACCGGCGTTCCGGAAGAGCCCTACGAGATCGAGTTCGGTGAGGCCGACGTCAAACGCGAGGGCGACGACGTCACCGTCGTTACTCTCGGCCTCCACGTCCACCGGGCGCTCGAGGCCGCCGAAAGCCTCGCGGAGGATGGCATCGAGACGGAGGTGATCGACCTCCGAACGCTCGTTCCCCTCGACACCGAGACTGTCCTCGAGTCCGTCCGCAAGACCGGGCGGCTGGTCGTCGTCGACGAGGACTACCACTCCTACGGCGTCAGTGGAGAACTGATCGCCCGAGCGACCGAGGGGGCCCTCGACGACCTCGAGGCGGTCGACCGGGTGACGGCCCCCGATACGCCGATCCCGTACGCCCGCCCGCTCGAGGAGGAGTTTCAGCCGAGCACGGACGACATCGCGGCCGCCATCGAGTCGATCCAGGAATGA
- a CDS encoding thiamine pyrophosphate-dependent dehydrogenase E1 component subunit alpha has translation MYEEMVTARYYEERLQEEYLEGKQPAFDISAGPIPGELHLAAGHEASGAGVCAHLRDSDTVTAPHRPHHVAISKGVDLKRMTAEIFGRETGLSKGKGGHMHLYDPDVNFACSGIIAQGCPPAVGAAMAAKKRNTDDVAVAFLGEGAISQGGFLESLNLAGVHDLPVVFVIEDNDWAISMPKARVTDVEDGSRRADGFDVRGERVDSDDAVAVYEAAETAIGRARDGNGPTLLEVQLHRRMGHFMGDPEAYRADADVDAAHARDSIERLADRLREHGVEDDDLEAIRERAHDRVDEAIEWAKDQPQPDPGETYDDVFTDELEGWPERADRKLAAADGGED, from the coding sequence ATGTACGAGGAAATGGTCACGGCACGGTACTACGAAGAGCGACTGCAGGAGGAGTACCTTGAGGGGAAACAGCCCGCGTTCGACATCTCCGCGGGCCCGATTCCGGGCGAGTTACACCTGGCGGCGGGTCACGAGGCGTCGGGGGCGGGCGTCTGTGCCCACCTCCGCGACTCGGACACGGTGACGGCTCCGCACCGACCCCATCACGTCGCCATTTCGAAGGGAGTCGATCTGAAACGGATGACAGCAGAGATTTTCGGTCGCGAGACGGGACTCTCGAAGGGGAAAGGCGGGCACATGCACCTGTACGATCCCGACGTGAACTTCGCCTGCAGCGGCATCATCGCCCAGGGTTGTCCCCCCGCCGTCGGGGCGGCTATGGCGGCGAAAAAACGAAATACGGACGACGTGGCCGTCGCCTTCCTCGGCGAGGGGGCGATCAGCCAGGGCGGGTTCCTCGAGTCGCTCAACCTCGCCGGCGTCCACGACCTCCCCGTCGTGTTCGTCATCGAGGACAACGACTGGGCGATCAGCATGCCCAAAGCACGCGTGACAGACGTCGAAGATGGATCCCGGCGAGCCGACGGGTTCGACGTCCGCGGCGAGCGCGTCGATAGCGACGACGCCGTCGCCGTGTACGAGGCCGCCGAAACCGCGATCGGCCGGGCTCGAGACGGAAACGGCCCGACGCTGCTCGAGGTGCAACTCCACCGACGGATGGGGCACTTCATGGGGGATCCCGAGGCCTATCGCGCGGACGCGGACGTCGACGCCGCTCACGCACGCGACTCCATCGAACGGCTCGCCGACCGACTCCGCGAGCACGGCGTCGAGGACGACGACCTCGAAGCGATCCGCGAACGCGCCCACGACCGCGTCGACGAGGCGATCGAGTGGGCGAAAGACCAGCCCCAGCCCGATCCCGGGGAGACGTACGACGACGTCTTCACGGACGAACTCGAGGGGTGGCCCGAACGGGCGGATCGGAAACTCGCCGCGGCCGACGGTGGTGAGGACTGA
- a CDS encoding DUF7509 family protein, with amino-acid sequence MRDRIIDELGDLPRPQFLVYLMGPYKAFDLERALETLDPGDVPASVDFGALTAASRTEHSREPEREEVALDLMLEVRDHLRTEAGVNAFLAIDVDVPLEELDAAAQSIAFARASNAVIYVVPAMGDNLGVGIEVGAVLEALYAGDEDDEHRERVMFVHESGVRSAMIAAVRDRWDVRIYAYDDRTDLVRQCRLFVRDLIRRERTGELSGLDAVPDEER; translated from the coding sequence ATGCGCGACCGGATCATCGACGAACTCGGCGACCTCCCGCGCCCACAATTTCTCGTCTACCTCATGGGACCGTACAAGGCGTTCGACCTCGAGCGCGCGCTCGAAACCCTCGACCCCGGTGACGTGCCGGCGTCGGTCGACTTCGGGGCACTCACGGCGGCGAGTCGCACCGAACATTCCCGAGAACCCGAGCGCGAGGAAGTAGCCCTCGATCTCATGCTCGAGGTACGCGATCACCTCCGCACCGAGGCGGGCGTCAACGCCTTCCTCGCCATCGACGTCGACGTCCCGCTCGAGGAGCTGGACGCGGCCGCCCAGTCCATCGCGTTCGCCCGCGCGAGCAACGCCGTGATCTACGTCGTGCCTGCGATGGGGGACAACCTCGGCGTCGGCATCGAGGTCGGCGCGGTTCTCGAGGCGCTGTACGCCGGCGACGAAGACGACGAACACCGCGAGCGGGTCATGTTCGTCCACGAGTCGGGCGTCCGCAGCGCGATGATCGCCGCCGTCAGGGATCGCTGGGACGTGCGCATCTACGCCTACGACGACCGGACAGACCTCGTTCGCCAGTGTCGGCTGTTCGTCCGCGACCTGATCCGACGGGAGCGAACCGGCGAGCTATCGGGGCTCGACGCCGTCCCCGACGAGGAACGGTGA